Genomic DNA from Fimbriimonas ginsengisoli Gsoil 348:
GATTCTCTCTGGTGAGCGGTATTTTCACCGCTCCAAAACCAGATAAAGCCCTCCATAGATTTGGCCGCGACCCAGTTTCGCGGGTGGGACTCCCTCGTGTAGTAGGACAGCGCCTTGAGACAATCTTGGCGGGCCGCTTCGTACCCCTCGGGGTAGGACGCTTGGATGCTCGCAAGGAGAAGGGACGCATAAGCGATCACGTCTTTGTTGCCAAGCCGATTGGCTACACTCTGGGCCGCTCTCATCGCGATGACCGCAGGGGCCATGGTCTGTTGGGACCTCGGCGAAGCGGATTTGGCCAGTACTTCGCCCAGCTGAAGTTGCGTCATCATCCATGGAATCGGGTTCTTTTCCTCCGATAGTGCGGCAAGTGCCTGCTGAGCGGCGGCGACGGCCTCCACCTTTTTTCCCTGAAGCATGAGCAGACGGCTCGTCACGACGTGAGCGTGCGCCCAGGGTTCTGGTTCGCGATCTTTGTCCATACCGCTTTCCACTTCACTAAGCAGATGATCGGCTTCGGTCATGCTTTCGTTTGCCGCTTTCAAGTCAAACATCGGGCGCCGTATCAAACAGTCAGCCAACAACACGCGACAAGAAGTCCATGTTATTTGATCCGTTTCCCTATGAATATGGGGAAGTGCCTTTCGAAGTCCACGTATGGCCTCCTCCGAATTGGATTCGGAATCCCCGGTTGGACTATCGAATAATGCTTCAGCGAGGAAAAACTGAGTGTAGGCCCAAGCTTCAGGAAAGGAGTCTTCGGTAAAAACGGTGAGCGCGGCCCGGTGGTGCGGAAGGGCTTTGATACCTTTTAGTGCTCGGCCAAGGCTGTTTTGAAGCTTTGCCCAAAACTCGGCGTCATTCCGTTCTGAGACAATCGCCAGAGCAGATTCAAAGCAACTCGCGGCTTGCGTGTCGTCGACGTTAACCAGCAAGATTCCCAACTCGTTGAGCATGATTGCCAACTCGTTCGAAGAAACCTTGTTCCGAGCCAACTCGATCGCCTGGGTTAGCATAGGGGCAGCTATTCGCGCTGCTTCGGACGAAGAACTTTGGCTTTGAGCGACGGCTTTAGCGAATGTGGCTTGGGTACGAGCCCACTCGAGAGGGTGACTTTCCCTCGTGTAGTATCTTTGGGCTTCCTTCATGCAGTCGATCGCCCGAGCCGGGTCGCCCGGGCCGCCCAACATGGAATACATCGAACCGAGATTGGCAAGGGCTCTTGCCGCTAGCTCTGCTTGCCCATGTGAACGCATGAATGGAATGACCGACCGATATATGCCGATCGCAAGCGCGGCATTGGCGTCCGACCCTTTGGCCGTATCGAAATAGGCAGAGCCAAGCTCTCCAAGAATTCGAGCATGGTCGAGTGGGGCTTTCTTCTCATCTACGAGCGCTAACAAGACCTGAAGCGCCTTAATCCGGAGAAGCTTTTCGTTGCAGATTTCAAGGCTGCTCTGGAGGCGAGCGTCGTTGACGGTATCTGCCAGCGTCTCCTGCTCGTCATAAAGTGCACTCTTGGGTACGGCGAAGAGAAAAGATCCCCGGGCTACGGGTGTCCAGGGGAGGGCAATCTCCGAGCGGGCTCGTCCGAATAAGTCCTTGGCCGTTACCCAGCCTTGTTTGTACTTGGTGAGAAATTCGAGCTCAGAAGAGAGACGACCGAGAAACCTAGTCGACTTAAGACTATCGTTAGTGATCGCAGCAGATACTGCGTCAGTCCCCGCCCAGATGGCCCGGAAGGGTAGTTGGGCCTGGTCTTTTACAGAAGCGTTCGGAGAGGGGACACCAACTCCTTCGTCGACGATCGAACCGGCGTAGCAAGCATCTGAAACAAGCATCACGTGCTTCGCCGGAATTCCCTTAAGCACGATATCTCGAACTGCTGCCATGGGTACGTAGTCGTCCGGGTTGGTCCGATGCGTGGCATTCTTGGTGGGAGTGGCACCTAAGAAGAATCCGGATCCGGAGTCAACCTCGCCATGGAGCGCGAGGGCAATGAAGACTCGGTCGTTCGCCTGGACTCGTCGGGGATCTTCAAGCCTCTCGAGTTCCTGTCGGATTCGCGTAGCGGTGGCTTGCCCGCGGTCTAAGACGACGACGTTTTCGCGGGGAAACCCGCATCGGTCGATGAGGTCAGCGGCCAAGGTTCGGACAGAATTGCCGAAAGCACTTTCGCCGTTGGGTCCGACGTCGTCGGCGATGCAGAGGGCATGGGACGTGCGGTAAAAATGCGTCCCGCCGTAGTCAATCGGCTTGATGGCAACGTCGGACAGGGCCAGCGTAGCGAGTGCAAGAGTGACAGTCATTGGGAGCCTCCTTCTTCAGGTACTTCGCGAGACTTCAAGACTTGAAGCAAATCGTATTGAAGTCGGTCGAACCGAAAGTCGACCGCCAGGTAATGCAGCATGCCCAAGCTGACAAATCGGTCGGAGTGCTCGCGCCAATAGCGATAAACCAGCCACGCCCGCATACCCGGAAGATCGACAGGCGACTCGGTCCGGCTAACGGCTTCGTCGAAGACATCGAAACTGGTCGTTTTGGCGGGTGCTTGGGACCGCTTCATTTGTTCGCGGAGTTGGGAGTTCCGGGGAAGAACCCACGTCGTTACGTTCGGTGGAAGATTGCCGGATCGGTCCGATAACGTAACGGTTACGGGCAATTCTTCATTCGTCGAGGCTTCTATTAGCGCGCGTCCGAGCTCAGGGCTCAAGCCGGCTCCGAATGGAAGATCGGGCAAGCTGTTCAATCGCGACTCGAAGACTGTGGATTCAACTTTCGTCGAACTTCCGATAGTAAGAGCAAACCGCACTTCGCGGACCTTCGAATCGGCAACCCACACTAGCGGCAACTCGCCGTTCGACGTCAGCGCGATAGTCGGGACGGGAACCTTCGCATTCGTCGGGCGAGCTCCTTGATACGTAAAGAGCGCAAGCGACTCGTAAGGCAACTTCGTCGCGGGGCCTTGTTTTCGGCCAAAGGAGGCGGGGCCCGATATGGGCTTTCCGACGCGCGGATCTTCAGGTGGTACGCGGTAGGTGCCGCCGGGCTTCACATATTGCCGACGCCCGTAGACGACGAGAAAAGCCTCCGACTCGTCCCCGGATTTAACCACGTCATCCGGATGAAGCCTTAAGGCGTGCGCCTTATCCGACTCCTGCAACACTTTTTTGGCGCCGAGCATCGGAACGAGCGCCACGTTTCCGGAAAAGTCGGCGACATATCCGACGGTTTGTGGAGTCGATTGCTTGGGAACGGCTAATTGCACCGCAACGGCAAGGGCGATCAATGACATGAACAACTTATGGTACGTCACGCTGGCTTGAGAGGCTTCGCTCCTGGTGGGTCATCGGATAACGAATTGTGATATCGACGGTGCTCCGCGACCTCCCTTACCGAAGCAAAGGCATTGATAACGGCTTCGACGATGTTTGCAATGACAAGGGCCGGCACCACAGGGATGAGGATCCCGTGTAAATCCGCCCGACCAGCGAGGGCAAGAAGGGCGAGGCTTCCAAAAAGGGTCACTACCGTAAGTTCAAGGGTAAGACGCTGAAGCTCGGTCTCGGCGTCCTCCTTGCCCAATCTCATGCAGAAAGCGGCCAAGCGACATATCGCAGCCCACATAAGCGACCAGATGAGGACGAACGATAATTCGG
This window encodes:
- a CDS encoding tetratricopeptide repeat protein translates to MAADLIDRCGFPRENVVVLDRGQATATRIRQELERLEDPRRVQANDRVFIALALHGEVDSGSGFFLGATPTKNATHRTNPDDYVPMAAVRDIVLKGIPAKHVMLVSDACYAGSIVDEGVGVPSPNASVKDQAQLPFRAIWAGTDAVSAAITNDSLKSTRFLGRLSSELEFLTKYKQGWVTAKDLFGRARSEIALPWTPVARGSFLFAVPKSALYDEQETLADTVNDARLQSSLEICNEKLLRIKALQVLLALVDEKKAPLDHARILGELGSAYFDTAKGSDANAALAIGIYRSVIPFMRSHGQAELAARALANLGSMYSMLGGPGDPARAIDCMKEAQRYYTRESHPLEWARTQATFAKAVAQSQSSSSEAARIAAPMLTQAIELARNKVSSNELAIMLNELGILLVNVDDTQAASCFESALAIVSERNDAEFWAKLQNSLGRALKGIKALPHHRAALTVFTEDSFPEAWAYTQFFLAEALFDSPTGDSESNSEEAIRGLRKALPHIHRETDQITWTSCRVLLADCLIRRPMFDLKAANESMTEADHLLSEVESGMDKDREPEPWAHAHVVTSRLLMLQGKKVEAVAAAQQALAALSEEKNPIPWMMTQLQLGEVLAKSASPRSQQTMAPAVIAMRAAQSVANRLGNKDVIAYASLLLASIQASYPEGYEAARQDCLKALSYYTRESHPRNWVAAKSMEGFIWFWSGENTAHQRESDEKAIQCHLEALAAVEENSESAALIHFNLGQVYLDLSDFKNAREHYTLARDIAKRLGYNPTIVERAESELRRIKST